The Juglans regia cultivar Chandler chromosome 2, Walnut 2.0, whole genome shotgun sequence genome includes a window with the following:
- the LOC109001094 gene encoding probable aquaporin NIP5-1 produces MPEPETGTPPESAPATPGTPGGPLFTSLRVDSLSYDRKSMPRCKCLPVNAPTWGQPHTCFTDFPAPDISLTRKLGAEFVGTFILIFVATAGPIVNQKYNGAETLIGNAACAGLAVMVVILSTGHISGAHLNPSLTIAFAALRHFPWAQVPAYIAAQVSASICASFALKGAFHPFLSGGVTVPSVSTSQAFAIELIITFILLFVVTAVATDTRAVGELAGIAVGATVMLNILVAGPSTGGSMNPVRTLGPAVAAGNYKVLWLYLVAPTLGALLGAGTYTLVKLRDDEITDPPRQVRSFRR; encoded by the exons ATGCCGGAACCAGAGACAGGTACGCCACCGGAGTCAGCTCCGGCTACGCCAGGGACGCCGGGTGGCCCGCTCTTCACATCTCTGCGAGTGGACTCGCTGTCGTATGATCGGAAGTCAATGCCGCGATGCAAGTGCTTGCCCGTGAATGCTCCAACGTGGGGTCAGCCTCACACGTGCTTCACCGACTTCCCTGCACCTGATATCTCTCTCACTCGCAAG CTTGGAGCAGAGTTCGTGGGGACTTTCATCCTGATATTTGTAGCGACGGCAGGACCCATTGTAAACCAGAAGTACAATGGAGCAGAGACACTGATCGGGAATGCAGCTTGTGCAGGGCTGGCAGTGATGGTCGTGATTCTGTCCACGGGACACATCTCCGGTGCACACCTCAACCCATCTCTAACCATTGCTTTCGCAGCACTGCGCCACTTCCCTTGGGCTCAAGTCCCAGCCTATATTGCGGCACAGGTTTCAGCCTCCATTTGTGCTTCCTTCGCTCTCAAGGGTGCTTTCCATCCGTTCTTGTCCGGTGGAGTCACGGTTCCTTCCGTAAGCACCAGCCAGGCTTTCGCCATCGAGCTCATTATCACTTTCATTCTCCTGTTCGTTGTCACCGCCGTTGCCACTGACACCCGAGCG GTGGGAGAGTTGGCGGGCATTGCTGTTGGAGCTACTGTTATGCTGAACATTCTCGTGGCCGG GCCATCAACCGGAGGTTCAATGAATCCGGTACGAACTCTGGGTCCGGCAGTTGCAGCAGGAAATTACAAGGTACTGTGGTTATACCTGGTGGCGCCCACACTTGGGGCCCTTCTCGGTGCAGGTACATACACGTTAGTCAAGCTCCGAGACGACGAGATCACTGATCCGCCGCGCCAGGTCAGGAGCTTCCGCCGCTAG